In the Ramlibacter tataouinensis TTB310 genome, one interval contains:
- a CDS encoding type II toxin-antitoxin system VapC family toxin → MYLLDTNVVSELRRPKPHGGVVAWLRGVDDLHLHLSAVTVGEIQAGIELTREQDPAKAASLEQWLASLANAYNVLPMDASALRAWAVMMPRRSDTLYEDAMIAATAQVHGLAVVTRDVSDFKAFGVPLFNPFEGA, encoded by the coding sequence ATGTACCTGCTGGACACCAACGTCGTCTCGGAACTGCGCAGGCCGAAGCCGCACGGCGGGGTCGTGGCATGGCTGCGCGGCGTCGACGACCTCCACCTGCACTTGTCGGCGGTGACGGTGGGCGAGATCCAGGCCGGCATCGAGCTGACCCGCGAGCAGGATCCGGCCAAGGCGGCCAGCCTCGAGCAGTGGCTGGCCTCGCTCGCGAACGCCTACAACGTGCTTCCCATGGACGCGTCGGCCTTACGGGCCTGGGCCGTGATGATGCCCCGCAGATCGGACACTCTTTACGAGGACGCGATGATCGCGGCCACCGCGCAGGTGCACGGCCTTGCCGTGGTCACCCGCGACGTCTCCGATTTCAAGGCCTTCGGCGTGCCGCTGTTCAACCCGTTCGAGGGCGCTTGA
- the phnE gene encoding phosphonate ABC transporter, permease protein PhnE, with the protein MSSRRPPAANQVYRLPPPLFDARCRACWMVAGLLALVVASFWSLDLQWGKFLSIDALRHMGRFLAELLAPSTDARFLARLLPAMLETLAMSVVGTLLAAVFGLLLALPAARTHTGDPARWRGASRLLLNALRSVPELMWAALLLVAAGLGPLAGTLALALHTTGVLGRLFAEGLENAPEGPGFALRLRGVGEGRVLLYATLPQVLPQLVSYTLYRWENNIRAAAVLGVVGAGGLGQLLAFHLGLFQMAETSSVLAAMLVLVLGVDAASYFARRVMSR; encoded by the coding sequence ATGAGTTCCCGCCGTCCGCCCGCCGCGAACCAGGTCTACCGCCTGCCGCCCCCGCTGTTCGATGCGCGCTGCCGCGCCTGCTGGATGGTGGCGGGCCTGCTGGCCCTGGTGGTGGCGAGTTTCTGGTCGCTGGACCTGCAGTGGGGCAAGTTCCTCTCGATCGACGCGCTGCGCCACATGGGCCGCTTCCTGGCGGAGCTGCTCGCGCCCAGCACCGACGCGCGCTTCCTTGCCAGGCTGCTGCCGGCCATGCTGGAAACACTGGCCATGTCCGTGGTGGGCACGCTGCTGGCGGCCGTCTTCGGCCTGCTGCTGGCGCTGCCCGCGGCCCGCACGCACACGGGCGATCCCGCGCGCTGGCGCGGCGCCAGCCGGCTGCTGCTGAACGCCTTGCGCAGCGTGCCCGAGCTGATGTGGGCCGCCTTGCTGCTGGTGGCCGCCGGCCTCGGGCCGCTGGCCGGCACGCTGGCCCTGGCGCTGCACACCACCGGTGTGCTGGGCCGGCTGTTCGCGGAAGGCCTCGAGAACGCGCCCGAGGGCCCGGGCTTCGCGCTGCGCCTGCGCGGCGTGGGCGAGGGCCGGGTGCTGCTGTATGCCACGCTGCCGCAGGTGCTGCCGCAGCTGGTGAGCTACACCCTGTACCGCTGGGAGAACAACATCCGTGCCGCGGCGGTGCTGGGCGTGGTGGGCGCGGGCGGCCTGGGGCAGCTGCTGGCTTTCCACCTGGGGCTGTTCCAGATGGCCGAGACCTCGTCGGTGCTGGCGGCGATGCTGGTGCTGGTGCTGGGGGTGGATGCGGCGAGCTACTTCGCGCGGCGGGTGATGTCTCGCTGA